The following coding sequences are from one Anguilla rostrata isolate EN2019 chromosome 16, ASM1855537v3, whole genome shotgun sequence window:
- the znrf1 gene encoding E3 ubiquitin-protein ligase znrf1 yields the protein MGGKQSTAGRPRGAFPGVSTDDSAVPPTAHFGHYRPSGAMGLRSRSVSSVAGMGIDHSASVPFGFYTARGTGDTDRAGGDSGSNTAHGNGYQETGGGHHTDSMLYLGSRGSLADTLPLHIAPRWFSAHSGFRCPICSKSVASNEMEVHFIMCLSKPRLSYNDDVLARDAGECVICLEDLQQGDTIARLPCLCIYHKSCIDSWFEINRSCPEHPSD from the exons ATGGGGGGTAAGCAGAGCACAGCGGGGCGGCCCCGGGGAGCTTTTCCCGGTGTCTCGACGGATGACAGCGCAGTGCCACCCACGGCCCACTTCGGGCACTACCGACCAAGCGGCGCGATGGGTTTGCGCAGCCGATCCGTGAGTTCCGTGGCAGGGATGGGCATAGATCACAGCGCCTCGGTGCCGTTCGGATTTTACACCGCCCGAGGGACTGGGGACACGGACAGAGCCGGGGGAGATTCTGGGTCGAATACGGCCCATGGAAACGGCTACCAAGAAACGGGCGGGGGGCACCACACGGACAGTATGCTGTATCTGGGCTCTCGGGGGTCGCTTGCAGACACCTTGCCCCTGCACATAGCGCCCCGGTGGTTCAGCGCTCACAGCG GGTTCAGGTGTCCCATCTGCTCCAAGTCTGTGGCGTCCAATGAGATGGAGGTTCACTTCATCATGTGTCTGAGCAAGCCCCGCCTCTCCTACAACG ATGACGTGCTGGCGAGGGACGCGGGCGAGTGTGTGATCTGTCTGGAGGACCTGCAGCAGGGAGACACCATCGCCAGACTGCCCTGCCTCTGCATCTACCACAAAag CTGTATAGACTCCTGGTTTGAGATCAATCGGTCCTGCCCTGAACACCCCTCTGACTGA